The genomic region CTCGGCAGCGCCTCGTTGAACAGGGCGCGACCCAGCGTCGTCTCCAGCGAGAAGCCGCCGTCGGCCAGTTCCAGCGCGTGCTCCGGCGCGGCCGCCTCGTCGAGGCGCAGCGTGATCTTCGCCTGCAGCGACAGCTCGCCGCGGTCGAAGGCCATCAGCGCCTCGGCGACCGAGCTGAACGCCCGGCCCTCGCCCTTGACGCCTTCCTTCAGCATGGTCAGGAAGTAGATGCCGATGATCATGTCCTGGGTCGGCATCGTGACCGGACGGCCGTCGGCCGGCTTCAGGATGTTGTTCGTCGACAGCATCAGGATCCGCGCCTCGGCCTGGGCCTCGGCCGACAGCGGCAGGTGCACCGCCATCTGGTCACCGTCGAAGTCCGCGTTGAACGCGGAGCAGACGAGCGGGTGGATCTGGATCGCCTTGCCCTCGATCAGCTGCGGCTCGAACGCCTGGATGCCGAGCCGGTGCAGCGTGGGCGCACGGTTCAGCAGCACCGGGTGCTCGGTGATGACCTCTTCCAGCACGTCCCAGACCTGGGCGCGCTGACGCTCGACCATCCGCTTGGCGGACTTGATGTTCTGCGCGTGGTTGAGGTCCACCAGCCGCTTCATCACGAACGGCTTGAACAGCTCCAGCGCCATCGCCTTCGGCAGACCGCACTGGTGCAGCTTGAGCTGCGGGCCGACCACGATGACCGAACGGCCGGAGTAGTCGACGCGCTTGCCGAGCAGGTTCTGACGGAACCGGCCCTGCTTGCCCTTGAGCATGTCGGACAGCGACTTCAGCGGCCGGTTGCCCGGGCCGGTGACCGGACGACCGCGGCGGCCGTTGTCGAACAGCGCGTCGACGGCCTCCTGCAGCATCCGCTTCTCGTTGTTGACGATGATTTCCGGCGCGCCCAGGTCGAGCAGTCGCTTGAGCCGGTTGTTCCGGTTGATCACCCGGCGGTACAGGTCGTTCAGGTCCGAGGTGGCGAACCGGCCACCGTCGAGCTGGACCATCGGCCGCAGGTCCGGCGGGATCACCGGGACGCAGTCGAGCACCATGCCCATCGGGCTGTTGTTCGTCGCCAGGAACGCGGTGACGACCTTGAGCCGCTTCAGGGCGCGGGTCTTGCGCTGGCCCTTGCCGGTCTTGATCGTCTCGCGCAGGTTGGCGGCCTCGGCCTTGAGGTCGAAGGTCTCCAGCCGGCGCTGGATCGCGGCGGCGCCCATCGCGCCCTCGAAGTACTTGCCGAACCGCTCCTTCATGGCGCGGTAGAGGATCTCGTCGCCCTCGAGGTCCTGGACCTTCAGGTTCTTGAACCGGGTCCAGACCTCGTCGAGGCGGTCGATCTCGCGCTGCGCGCGGTCGCGCAGCTGCTTGACCTCACGCTCGGCGCCTTCCTTGACCTTGCGGCGGACATCGGCCTTGGCGCCCTCGGCCTCGAGCTGGGCCAGGTCCTCCTCGAGCTTCTTCATCCGCGTCTCGATGTCGTTGTCGCGCCGGTTCTCGAGCTGCTTGCGCTCGACGTCCGTCCGGCCCTCCAGCGACGCGAGGTCGCGGTGCCGCGCCTCCTCGTCGACGTCGGTGATCATGTACGCCGCGAAGTAGATGACCTTCTCCAGGTCCTTCGGGGCGAGGTCGAGCAGGTAGCCCAGCCGCGACGGGACACCCTTGAAGTACCAGATGTGGGTGACCGGCGCGGCCAGCTCGATGTGGCCCATCCGCTCGCGGCGCACCTTCTGCCGGGTGACCTCGACGCCACACCGCTCGCAGATGATGCCCTTGAAGCGGACGCGCTTGTACTTGCCGCAGTAGCACTCCCAGTCCCGGGTGGGACCGAAGATCTTCTCGCAGAACAGACCGTCACGCTCCGGCTTGAGCGTCCGGTAGTTGATCGTCTCGGGCTTCTTGACCTCGCCGTGCGACCACTGGCGGATTTCGTCCGCAGTCGCCAGGCCGATCCGAAGCTCGTCGAAGAAGTTCACGTCGAGCACGATGTGTTATCTCCTGAAAGTTGAAGCTGTCTGAGTGAGTTGGCTGTTGATCTCAAGCGGCAACCCGCTCAGACCTCCTCGACGCTGTTCGGCTCACGCCGGGACAGGTCGATCCCCAGTTCCTCCGCGGCACGGAAGACGTCCTCTTCGCTGTCGCGCATCTCGACCCGGCTTCCGTCGGACGAGAGCACTTCCACGTTCAGACACAGGGACTGCATTTCCTTGACCAGAACCTTGAAGGACTCCGGGATACCCGGCTCCGGGATGTTCTCGCCCTTGACGATCGCCTCGTACACCTTGACCCGGCCGACCACGTCGTCCGACTTGATCGTCAGCAGTTCCTGCAGCGCGAAGGCGGCACCGTAGGCCTCGAGGGCCCACACCTCCATCTCGCCGAACCGCTGACCACCGAACTGCGCCTTACCACCCAGCGGCTGCTGCGTGATCATCGAGTACGGGCCGGTCGAGCGCGCGTGGATCTTGTCGTCGACCAGGTGGTGCAGCTTCAGCATG from Kribbella flavida DSM 17836 harbors:
- a CDS encoding DNA-directed RNA polymerase subunit beta', which gives rise to MLDVNFFDELRIGLATADEIRQWSHGEVKKPETINYRTLKPERDGLFCEKIFGPTRDWECYCGKYKRVRFKGIICERCGVEVTRQKVRRERMGHIELAAPVTHIWYFKGVPSRLGYLLDLAPKDLEKVIYFAAYMITDVDEEARHRDLASLEGRTDVERKQLENRRDNDIETRMKKLEEDLAQLEAEGAKADVRRKVKEGAEREVKQLRDRAQREIDRLDEVWTRFKNLKVQDLEGDEILYRAMKERFGKYFEGAMGAAAIQRRLETFDLKAEAANLRETIKTGKGQRKTRALKRLKVVTAFLATNNSPMGMVLDCVPVIPPDLRPMVQLDGGRFATSDLNDLYRRVINRNNRLKRLLDLGAPEIIVNNEKRMLQEAVDALFDNGRRGRPVTGPGNRPLKSLSDMLKGKQGRFRQNLLGKRVDYSGRSVIVVGPQLKLHQCGLPKAMALELFKPFVMKRLVDLNHAQNIKSAKRMVERQRAQVWDVLEEVITEHPVLLNRAPTLHRLGIQAFEPQLIEGKAIQIHPLVCSAFNADFDGDQMAVHLPLSAEAQAEARILMLSTNNILKPADGRPVTMPTQDMIIGIYFLTMLKEGVKGEGRAFSSVAEALMAFDRGELSLQAKITLRLDEAAAPEHALELADGGFSLETTLGRALFNEALPSDYTFVDAEVGKKQLGSIVNDLAERYSKVQVANCLDALKDLGFRWATRSGVTVSIDDFSTPPSKPEIMARYESQAEKVQKQFERGLITSSERRQELIEIWTGANAEVGKAMEENFEKANPIWMMVHSGARGNMMQIRQIAGMRGLVANPKGEIIARPIKSNFREGLSVVEYFIATHGARKGLADTALRTADSGYLTRRLVDVSQDVIIREEDCGTERGLPKKIGEPGPDGRTVHAENVETSAYARTLAQDVTGRDGTVVLTAGSDLGDVSIAALVEAGVEEVKVRSVLTCDAKTGTCAKCYGRSLATGKPVDIGEAVGIIAAQSIGEPGTQLTMRTFHTGGVAGDDITHGLPRVVELFEARQPKGKAPISEAAGRIAIEDTDKTRKLVLTPDDGSEEVAYPVSKRGRLLIEDGQHVEVGQQLTQGTPDPQEVLRILGIRKAQEHLVDEVQEVYRSQGVAIHDKHIEIIVRQMLRRVTVIESGDAQLLPGELADRIMFEAENRRVVAEGGTPASGRPVLMGITKASLATESWLSAASFQETTRVLTEAAIHGKSDSLVGLKENVIIGKLIPAGTGMDRYRNIRVEPTEEAKAAMYSMVGYESYDYDFGPSAGQSVPLDDFDLGSYKN